A stretch of [Clostridium] innocuum DNA encodes these proteins:
- a CDS encoding phosphoribosylanthranilate isomerase, with product MAVVKLCGIKSEEDAALMNEVKPDYVGFVFAPGKHQISAASACRLSNIIRYSRLVGVFVNEQPAVIAKIAKQTGLDVIQLHGDESDADIRQLKKSCNCEIWKALRIGQIKDMDAAAFPHADRLLVDSYVQGLRGGSGKRIAMELLQKLDVSRLIIAGGICRDNVKEILALQPYGIDVSSALETNGKKDKEKVRTFMKQLKG from the coding sequence ATGGCAGTTGTAAAGCTGTGCGGTATTAAAAGCGAAGAGGATGCGGCACTGATGAATGAGGTGAAGCCGGACTATGTCGGCTTTGTATTCGCTCCCGGAAAGCACCAGATATCCGCAGCCTCCGCCTGCAGGCTTTCAAATATCATCCGATACAGCAGGCTTGTCGGTGTTTTTGTGAATGAACAGCCTGCCGTCATAGCTAAAATTGCCAAGCAGACAGGTCTGGATGTTATTCAGCTGCACGGAGATGAAAGCGATGCGGATATCCGGCAGCTGAAAAAAAGCTGCAATTGTGAAATATGGAAGGCTCTGCGTATCGGTCAAATCAAGGATATGGATGCTGCAGCGTTTCCGCATGCGGATCGTCTGCTTGTGGACAGCTATGTACAGGGCCTGCGCGGAGGAAGCGGAAAGCGGATCGCTATGGAATTGTTACAGAAGCTGGACGTGTCCAGACTCATCATTGCCGGTGGAATCTGCAGGGATAACGTAAAGGAAATTCTGGCATTGCAGCCTTACGGCATTGATGTCTCCAGTGCACTGGAGACCAATGGCAAAAAGGATAAGGAAAAAGTGCGCACGTTTATGAAGCAGCTGAAGGGTTGA
- the trpB gene encoding tryptophan synthase subunit beta: MTKGMYGAFGGQYAPETLMIALEELENAYEQVKDDADFQQELQFYLREYANRPSLLYYARKMSEELGGAKIYLKREDLNHTGAHKINNVLGQALLAKRMGKTKIIAETGAGQHGVASATAAALFGMECEVFMGVEDMRRQSLNVFKMELLGATVTGVSSGTGTLKDACNEAMRAWASRCDDTFYVLGSAVGPHPYPMIVRDFQKIISEEMKEQCLEKEGRLPDAVIACVGGGSNAIGTFYDFLKDEDVALIGCEAAGKGIHTEQHAATIARGSVGVLHGMKSLFLQDDDGQIMPVYSISAGLDYPGIGPEHADLAQSGRVQYVPVTDDEAVAAFLYLTKTEGIIPAIESSHALAYAMKLAPTMSKDSILAVTLSGRGDKDVKSIAEYLEVDIHE, encoded by the coding sequence ATGACAAAAGGAATGTATGGAGCGTTTGGCGGACAATATGCGCCGGAAACACTCATGATTGCTCTGGAGGAGCTGGAGAATGCCTATGAGCAGGTAAAGGATGATGCGGATTTCCAGCAGGAGCTTCAGTTTTATTTAAGGGAATATGCGAACCGTCCTTCTCTGCTGTATTATGCAAGGAAGATGAGCGAGGAACTGGGCGGTGCAAAGATATATTTGAAGCGGGAGGATCTGAATCATACCGGTGCGCACAAGATCAATAATGTGCTGGGGCAGGCATTGCTGGCAAAACGAATGGGAAAAACGAAAATCATTGCGGAGACGGGTGCCGGGCAGCATGGGGTTGCCTCCGCAACAGCGGCGGCTCTTTTCGGTATGGAATGTGAGGTGTTCATGGGGGTTGAGGACATGCGCAGACAGTCGCTGAATGTATTCAAGATGGAGCTGCTGGGGGCAACGGTTACCGGGGTATCCAGCGGCACTGGCACCTTGAAGGATGCCTGCAATGAGGCCATGCGTGCATGGGCTTCCCGCTGTGATGATACCTTTTATGTTCTGGGCTCCGCTGTCGGACCTCATCCGTATCCGATGATTGTCCGTGATTTTCAGAAAATCATTTCAGAGGAAATGAAGGAACAGTGTCTGGAAAAGGAAGGTCGTCTGCCGGATGCGGTCATCGCCTGTGTGGGCGGCGGCAGCAATGCTATCGGTACCTTTTATGATTTTCTGAAGGATGAGGATGTTGCCCTGATCGGATGTGAGGCGGCGGGAAAAGGGATCCATACCGAACAGCATGCCGCAACCATTGCACGCGGCAGTGTCGGTGTCCTGCATGGCATGAAATCACTGTTTCTACAGGATGATGACGGTCAGATCATGCCGGTGTATTCCATTTCCGCAGGACTGGATTATCCCGGAATCGGACCGGAGCATGCCGACCTTGCCCAAAGCGGGCGTGTGCAATATGTGCCAGTCACAGATGATGAAGCGGTTGCGGCTTTTCTGTATCTGACAAAAACAGAGGGCATCATACCGGCAATTGAAAGCAGTCATGCGCTGGCCTATGCCATGAAGCTTGCCCCGACCATGTCAAAGGACAGCATACTCGCAGTCACCCTGTCCGGACGTGGTGACAAGGATGTAAAAAGTATTGCGGAATATCTGGAGGTGGACATTCATGAATAG
- a CDS encoding tryptophan synthase subunit alpha, whose product MNRIDAVFKRLKQEQKTAFIGFLTAGDPDIPTCMECVKQLEQNGCDIIEIGIPFSDPIAEGPVIQEASLRALQNDITTETVMRMVSNIREFSQIPLVFLLYYNQIFKYGANRFLRESEAAGIDALIIPDLPMEHREELKPLADAHHIQLISLVTPVSSVRKKSIAEQSEGFLYCVTSLGVTGERTEFQADLKAFLNELSAYSDTPKALGFGISTPQQITEMKSYADGVIVGSAIVRQIGRLAKQEITLEEIGSFVKTLADAAHA is encoded by the coding sequence ATGAATAGAATCGATGCAGTATTCAAGAGATTGAAGCAGGAACAAAAAACGGCCTTCATCGGCTTTCTGACAGCAGGTGATCCGGATATTCCCACATGTATGGAATGTGTGAAGCAGCTGGAACAAAACGGCTGTGATATCATTGAAATCGGAATCCCCTTTTCCGATCCGATTGCGGAGGGACCTGTCATTCAGGAGGCAAGTCTTCGCGCCTTACAGAATGATATCACAACAGAGACTGTTATGCGTATGGTGTCGAACATTCGCGAGTTCTCCCAGATTCCTCTTGTTTTCCTCCTGTATTACAACCAAATCTTCAAATATGGGGCAAACCGGTTTCTCAGAGAAAGCGAAGCTGCCGGTATTGATGCGCTGATCATTCCCGATCTTCCCATGGAGCACCGTGAGGAATTAAAGCCGCTTGCGGATGCACATCATATACAGCTGATTTCCCTGGTAACACCTGTTTCCAGTGTCCGTAAGAAAAGCATTGCGGAACAAAGTGAAGGCTTTCTGTATTGCGTGACATCCCTTGGTGTAACCGGCGAGCGAACGGAATTTCAGGCGGATTTGAAGGCATTTCTAAACGAGCTTTCCGCTTACAGCGATACGCCAAAGGCACTTGGCTTCGGTATTTCCACTCCACAGCAGATTACCGAGATGAAGTCCTATGCGGACGGTGTGATTGTCGGCAGTGCCATTGTGCGGCAGATCGGGCGACTGGCGAAGCAGGAAATCACGCTGGAAGAGATCGGCAGCTTTGTGAAAACACTTGCGGATGCGGCACATGCCTAG
- a CDS encoding TetR/AcrR family transcriptional regulator, translated as MNKVVTSKEELLDTARQIVFQEGIDQLSIRVLAKKLNISVGAVYNYFPSKSDLLLAIVESFWKGIFHKDICILSETLPFADFYEVVYHRLAEHMEDFFSVLLGQLDILRNTEKERGKLMEERYQQHIREGFLYALQQDCDIPEHIWNATFTKAAFIDFLMEHMMNDLSHQRRSCTFTKELICRLLQVTHGTTTHGTK; from the coding sequence ATGAACAAGGTTGTTACCTCAAAAGAGGAGCTTCTGGATACTGCCAGACAGATTGTATTTCAAGAAGGCATTGATCAGCTCAGTATCCGGGTACTTGCTAAAAAACTGAATATTTCCGTTGGTGCTGTTTACAACTACTTCCCGTCAAAGTCCGACCTGCTGCTTGCCATTGTGGAAAGCTTCTGGAAAGGAATTTTTCACAAGGATATCTGCATTCTCAGTGAAACACTACCCTTTGCGGATTTCTATGAGGTTGTATATCATCGGCTTGCAGAGCATATGGAGGATTTCTTTTCCGTACTGCTGGGTCAGCTGGATATATTACGCAATACTGAAAAAGAGCGTGGAAAGCTGATGGAGGAACGTTATCAGCAGCATATCCGCGAGGGTTTCCTTTATGCCCTGCAGCAGGATTGCGATATCCCTGAGCATATCTGGAATGCTACCTTCACAAAGGCTGCCTTCATCGATTTTCTGATGGAGCATATGATGAATGATTTATCGCACCAAAGAAGGAGCTGTACCTTTACAAAGGAGCTTATCTGCCGGCTGCTTCAGGTAACGCACGGAACAACTACTCACGGCACAAAATAA
- a CDS encoding DUF2871 domain-containing protein, protein MKKTINLAFLYAILAMIGGVFYREFTKLSGFDGRTALSFVHTHLFLLGMVMFLIVTFCIKLFAIQESKKYRAFIIVYNIGVLLTSLMLAVRGVLQVNGSTLTSAANGMISGFAGIGHILVGIGMILLFLMLKEKVKE, encoded by the coding sequence ATGAAAAAAACAATCAATCTTGCATTTTTATATGCGATTCTCGCCATGATTGGCGGAGTCTTTTATCGAGAATTTACAAAGCTGAGCGGCTTTGATGGACGCACGGCATTATCCTTTGTGCACACCCATTTGTTTCTGCTGGGAATGGTTATGTTTCTGATTGTCACCTTTTGTATCAAGCTGTTTGCCATTCAGGAATCAAAGAAGTACAGGGCGTTTATCATCGTATATAATATCGGTGTTCTTCTGACCTCCCTGATGCTGGCGGTCCGTGGTGTTCTTCAGGTAAATGGCAGCACACTGACTTCTGCGGCAAACGGTATGATTTCCGGCTTTGCAGGTATTGGACACATTCTGGTTGGTATCGGTATGATTCTCCTCTTCCTGATGCTGAAGGAGAAGGTGAAGGAATAA
- a CDS encoding CPBP family intramembrane metalloprotease, producing the protein MIAVMLLPIICLLVFRKDTGSLFRIRHTYLLLLLCIMYCVFFVVHQQFNMPGFYLFIQDLIIIGFSEEYLYRGVMYSIMKKENTALAIVLSSLFWGITHAVYPTVVVGGDLSVFLTDCISNIGFGLFIGYGFIYVFEESKTLWIPILLHAVYDYSMGYGWIIFVGTVMYLYIVNKVGHTRQK; encoded by the coding sequence ATGATAGCGGTGATGCTGCTCCCGATTATCTGCTTACTTGTATTTCGAAAGGATACAGGTTCGCTTTTCAGAATCAGACATACGTATCTGTTATTGTTATTATGCATTATGTATTGTGTTTTTTTTGTTGTACATCAGCAATTTAACATGCCTGGCTTCTATCTGTTTATACAGGATTTAATCATCATCGGGTTTTCAGAGGAGTATTTGTATCGGGGTGTGATGTATTCCATAATGAAAAAAGAGAATACAGCTTTGGCAATTGTATTGAGCAGTTTATTCTGGGGAATCACACATGCCGTATATCCAACGGTAGTGGTTGGTGGTGATCTGTCTGTATTTCTGACAGATTGCATATCGAATATAGGATTTGGTTTGTTTATCGGATATGGCTTTATCTATGTATTTGAGGAATCTAAAACGTTATGGATTCCTATCTTACTCCATGCTGTATATGACTATAGTATGGGGTATGGCTGGATTATATTTGTTGGAACTGTTATGTATTTGTATATCGTAAATAAAGTAGGACATACCAGACAAAAGTAG
- a CDS encoding HAMP domain-containing histidine kinase, producing the protein MLEIIVLVLGLLCLFLLLLLFLQHKNVRCIREQLTYTNREHSTFRFYSASMDPQMKALCEEMQKLREYYMQESVKAMRMDHNFKHLITNISHDIRTPLTSISGYLQMLETAEGEEERQHCFQVIRARMTYLQDLLEELFLYTRLSSASIEFHPEPIRIYDMLSEVLLHYYKDFKQQELQVQLEVDPMTMLTGDPVYLKRMLHNLCVNVLRHGFGTFVISAKRTDNTCELVFENDLVDDVDAKAIFERFYTKDNGGSGRDTGLGLAIVKELCEGMQGTVFAQKEAHRLAIHTIFPLA; encoded by the coding sequence ATGCTGGAAATTATCGTGCTTGTATTGGGATTGCTGTGTCTGTTCCTTTTACTGCTTCTCTTCCTTCAGCATAAAAATGTCCGCTGTATCAGAGAACAGCTGACCTACACCAACCGGGAGCATAGCACCTTCCGGTTTTATTCAGCATCCATGGATCCGCAGATGAAGGCACTATGCGAGGAAATGCAGAAGCTGCGGGAATATTATATGCAGGAAAGTGTGAAGGCGATGCGGATGGACCATAATTTTAAACATCTGATAACCAATATATCACATGATATCCGCACTCCACTGACAAGCATCAGCGGGTATCTGCAAATGCTGGAAACGGCAGAGGGCGAAGAGGAACGGCAGCATTGCTTTCAGGTGATCCGGGCACGTATGACATATCTGCAGGATTTACTGGAGGAGCTGTTTTTGTATACCCGTCTGAGCAGTGCCAGCATTGAGTTTCATCCGGAGCCGATTCGTATCTATGATATGCTGAGTGAAGTACTGCTGCATTATTATAAGGATTTCAAACAGCAGGAGCTGCAGGTTCAACTGGAGGTCGATCCTATGACAATGCTGACAGGTGATCCGGTATATCTGAAGCGAATGCTGCATAATCTGTGTGTCAATGTACTGCGTCACGGCTTTGGGACCTTTGTTATCTCTGCAAAACGAACAGACAACACATGCGAGCTTGTGTTTGAGAATGACCTTGTGGATGATGTAGATGCAAAGGCGATTTTTGAACGCTTTTATACAAAGGACAATGGTGGTAGCGGCAGAGATACAGGTCTTGGGCTTGCTATTGTAAAGGAGCTGTGCGAGGGAATGCAGGGTACCGTGTTTGCGCAAAAGGAAGCGCATCGGCTGGCCATTCATACGATTTTCCCGCTTGCTTGA
- a CDS encoding ABC transporter permease, translating to MWNNLKMDLYRMVRQKSFYISMTVMLLLYLWLTTAVGLQNNTPFATFHQGKDTLVDFLYYFPKSSFYQIAVLIFLSLFFCEEYASGFVKNIYPMMHRKELLLLERFVFSFITAFIYWAVIIVMVVVENLWQQDSFASFSILQFICYSLMQMLILTVIASFLNLLIHATGSKVLAILVSVGYGSMTVFMLHAGIMSLLKVEYTDYILYAISGQLPYSWDAVFYSRAAMVAITSAILYNIGSYVLLRKKDLK from the coding sequence ATGTGGAATAATCTGAAAATGGATTTATATCGTATGGTGCGGCAGAAGTCCTTTTATATTTCGATGACCGTTATGCTGCTGTTGTATTTATGGCTGACAACTGCTGTGGGGTTGCAGAACAATACACCGTTTGCGACCTTTCATCAGGGGAAGGATACACTTGTTGATTTTCTTTATTACTTTCCTAAAAGCTCTTTTTATCAGATAGCGGTACTGATTTTTCTGTCTCTGTTTTTCTGTGAGGAATATGCCAGCGGCTTCGTGAAGAATATCTATCCGATGATGCACCGTAAGGAGCTGCTGTTGCTGGAACGCTTTGTGTTTTCATTTATCACCGCGTTTATATACTGGGCTGTGATCATTGTCATGGTTGTAGTGGAAAATCTGTGGCAGCAGGATTCCTTTGCCTCCTTCTCCATCCTGCAGTTTATATGCTATTCCCTGATGCAGATGCTGATACTGACTGTAATTGCATCCTTTCTGAATCTGCTCATTCATGCGACCGGAAGCAAAGTGCTTGCTATTCTGGTGTCTGTAGGCTATGGCAGTATGACGGTATTTATGCTGCATGCCGGGATTATGTCATTACTGAAGGTGGAGTATACGGATTATATTCTGTATGCGATATCCGGTCAGCTGCCGTATTCCTGGGACGCTGTATTCTACAGCCGGGCTGCTATGGTGGCAATTACCAGTGCAATCCTGTATAATATAGGCAGTTATGTACTGCTGCGGAAAAAAGATTTGAAATAA
- a CDS encoding ATP-binding cassette domain-containing protein, which yields MKEWIVETKALTKKFHNFTAVDQVSFHMKKGSITGLIGPNGAGKSTLMKLMSGLLHETQGELKLFGKHPGEDPFVFRRVGTLIEHAGLYPALNAYDNLKMKALMLGCCSHELITELLKLCSLSTTGKKKAGDFSMGMKQRLGIAMALLGDPELLILDEPTNGLDPQGICDMRDLLKRLQEERGMSILISSHMLAELDKVATDFVVIRSGKIIEQFTKEELLDRCRDCFQLRVDDVKKASVILEETCFVQTYEVLPKGILRLYDHYEDPSHIARQLVLHDVALYGMEDHHQDLEAYFLKEGEEHVE from the coding sequence ATGAAGGAATGGATCGTAGAAACGAAGGCCCTGACAAAGAAATTTCATAATTTCACAGCAGTAGATCAGGTATCTTTTCATATGAAAAAAGGATCGATTACCGGTCTGATCGGACCAAACGGTGCAGGAAAGTCCACGCTTATGAAGCTGATGAGCGGTTTGCTGCATGAAACACAGGGGGAATTGAAGCTGTTTGGCAAGCATCCCGGTGAGGATCCGTTTGTATTCCGGCGTGTAGGGACGCTGATAGAACATGCGGGACTGTATCCGGCGTTGAATGCGTATGATAATCTGAAAATGAAGGCACTTATGCTTGGGTGCTGCAGCCATGAGCTGATAACAGAGCTTTTAAAGCTTTGCTCACTCTCGACTACAGGAAAGAAAAAGGCAGGCGATTTCTCAATGGGAATGAAGCAGCGTCTGGGAATTGCGATGGCATTGCTGGGGGATCCCGAGCTGCTGATTCTGGATGAGCCGACAAACGGCCTCGATCCGCAGGGAATCTGCGATATGCGTGATCTGCTGAAGCGTCTGCAGGAGGAACGCGGCATGAGTATCCTGATCAGCTCCCATATGCTGGCGGAGCTGGATAAGGTTGCTACGGATTTCGTTGTGATTCGTTCTGGTAAAATTATTGAGCAGTTCACAAAAGAGGAATTGCTGGACCGCTGCAGGGACTGCTTTCAGCTGCGGGTGGATGATGTGAAAAAGGCAAGTGTTATCCTGGAGGAAACATGCTTTGTTCAAACCTATGAGGTGCTGCCAAAGGGGATTCTGCGTCTGTATGATCATTATGAGGACCCCTCCCATATCGCACGACAGCTGGTACTGCATGATGTGGCACTTTATGGCATGGAGGATCATCATCAGGATTTGGAAGCCTATTTCCTGAAGGAGGGAGAAGAACATGTGGAATAA
- a CDS encoding response regulator transcription factor, with translation MSEEHILIVEDDETIHNMIDEYLEKDYICVDAYSGTEARLILQHTEVSLVLLDLMLPGVSGEQLLRELKQKQLPVIVLSAKDGIDDRVALLNEGADDYLCKPFDLKELKARIQVQLRKRMPKQEHAIAVDGVVLLPDFCHLEIQGMKIRLTRHEYRILELLMRDVKRARTKKEIYEYAWEDDYLGDDKTINVHISNIRSKLHAVSKQEYIETIWGIGFKWKD, from the coding sequence GTGAGTGAAGAACATATATTGATTGTGGAGGATGACGAAACCATCCACAATATGATCGATGAATATTTGGAAAAGGACTATATCTGTGTGGACGCATATTCCGGAACAGAGGCACGTCTGATTTTGCAGCACACCGAAGTATCGCTTGTACTGCTTGATTTGATGCTGCCGGGAGTCAGTGGAGAACAGCTTCTCAGAGAGCTGAAGCAAAAGCAGCTTCCGGTTATCGTGCTATCCGCAAAGGATGGAATCGACGACCGCGTGGCTCTGCTGAATGAGGGTGCCGATGATTATTTGTGCAAGCCGTTTGATTTAAAGGAGCTGAAGGCCAGAATTCAGGTTCAGCTGCGCAAACGAATGCCGAAGCAGGAGCATGCCATTGCTGTAGACGGTGTTGTTCTTCTGCCGGATTTCTGTCATCTGGAAATTCAGGGGATGAAAATTCGTCTGACAAGACATGAATACAGGATTCTGGAGCTGCTGATGCGGGATGTAAAACGGGCACGTACGAAAAAGGAAATCTATGAATATGCATGGGAAGATGATTATCTGGGAGATGACAAGACCATCAATGTTCACATCAGTAATATCCGAAGCAAGCTGCATGCAGTTTCGAAACAGGAATATATTGAAACGATATGGGGCATCGGATTCAAATGGAAGGACTAA
- a CDS encoding histidinol-phosphatase has product MRKTNYHMHTRRCMHASGRDEEYVISAIKNGYEEIGFSDHSPWKYDSDFVANMRMPLSKFDDYYASVSSLKEKYKDRISIKIGLECEYFPKYIDWLKQFLIDKKLDYIIFGNHYFKTDEERVYFGTACEEEAWLIAYVDEAIAGMKTNLYSYLCHPDLFMRGRRVFDEVAKRESIRLCQAAKELHIPLEYNLAGAAYNDIMHTMQYPHIDFWKTAAEVGNTAIIGVDAHEPAALETDTYREEGIALLSGLGMKITDTLPLKDFTKL; this is encoded by the coding sequence ATGCGTAAAACAAATTATCACATGCATACCCGGCGCTGTATGCATGCCTCAGGCAGGGATGAGGAATATGTAATAAGTGCCATAAAAAACGGTTATGAGGAAATTGGATTTTCCGATCATTCCCCATGGAAATATGACAGCGATTTTGTGGCGAATATGCGGATGCCGTTGTCGAAGTTCGATGACTACTATGCCTCCGTTTCATCTTTAAAAGAGAAATATAAGGATCGCATATCCATTAAAATCGGTTTGGAATGCGAATATTTCCCCAAATATATCGATTGGCTGAAGCAGTTTCTGATCGACAAAAAGCTTGACTATATCATTTTCGGAAATCATTATTTTAAGACGGATGAGGAACGCGTGTACTTTGGGACCGCATGTGAGGAGGAGGCATGGCTGATCGCCTATGTGGATGAAGCCATCGCCGGGATGAAGACCAATCTATATTCCTACCTGTGTCATCCGGATCTGTTCATGCGGGGCCGTCGTGTGTTTGATGAAGTCGCAAAGCGCGAATCGATACGTCTGTGTCAGGCTGCAAAGGAATTACATATACCACTGGAATACAATCTGGCAGGTGCTGCCTATAATGACATCATGCATACCATGCAGTATCCGCATATTGATTTCTGGAAGACTGCGGCAGAGGTTGGCAATACGGCGATCATCGGAGTTGATGCCCATGAGCCGGCTGCACTGGAGACAGATACATATCGTGAGGAAGGCATTGCGCTGCTTTCGGGCCTTGGCATGAAGATAACCGACACACTGCCCTTAAAGGACTTTACAAAGCTGTGA
- a CDS encoding diguanylate cyclase produces MLRPGDIAGRIGGEEFSIYLNGIQDEAQLQHVIDTLLERIRTIRLPQLQKTLTISIDCCLVEHAQVCFHDVYERSEQALYRAKEKCRNQAVVCTAAYFKTCKPAICIACKSIKYSRFFVIPS; encoded by the coding sequence GTGCTGCGCCCGGGTGATATTGCCGGACGAATCGGTGGGGAGGAGTTCAGCATATATCTGAACGGGATACAGGATGAGGCACAGCTGCAGCATGTTATAGATACCCTGCTCGAGCGTATTCGCACCATCCGCCTGCCACAGCTGCAGAAAACGCTGACCATAAGCATAGACTGCTGTCTTGTTGAACATGCACAGGTCTGCTTTCATGATGTGTATGAACGAAGTGAACAGGCACTTTACAGGGCAAAGGAAAAATGTAGAAATCAGGCTGTTGTTTGTACGGCAGCCTACTTCAAAACTTGCAAGCCGGCTATATGTATTGCATGTAAAAGCATAAAATACAGTCGGTTTTTTGTTATTCCCTCTTAA
- a CDS encoding cobalamin biosynthesis protein CobW — protein MTKIDIISGFLGAGKTTLIKKLIKDVLHKEKIVLIENEFGEIGIDGGFLEDAGIEIREMNSGCICCSLVGDFSEALKKVLAEYHPERIIIEPSGVGKLSDVIKAVQGVAEEAEICMNSFTTVADAQKCRMYMKNFGEFFNNQIEYANTIILSRTQNLSEEKLQSVTHDIRGHNAHATMITTPWNELNGEQILEAMEQKKSLEKELLEEADICPTCHQHHDHHHEHGEECSHDHGHHHEHGESCSCGHHHDHHHHHADEVFTSWGMETVRTYGEEELRQILEKLSNSEEYGIVLRAKGMLKTESKEWLYFDLVPEEYEIRKGQPTYTGRFCVIGSKLEEDKLKELFHAE, from the coding sequence ATGACGAAAATCGATATTATCTCCGGCTTTCTGGGAGCTGGAAAAACAACGCTGATCAAGAAGCTGATCAAGGATGTATTACATAAGGAAAAGATTGTTCTGATTGAAAATGAATTTGGTGAAATCGGTATTGACGGTGGTTTTCTGGAGGATGCAGGAATAGAAATCCGGGAAATGAATTCCGGTTGTATCTGCTGTTCTCTGGTTGGTGATTTTTCCGAGGCATTGAAGAAGGTGCTTGCGGAATATCATCCGGAAAGGATCATCATAGAGCCTAGCGGTGTCGGCAAGCTGTCGGATGTAATAAAAGCGGTACAGGGAGTGGCGGAAGAAGCCGAAATTTGTATGAACAGCTTTACGACGGTTGCGGATGCACAGAAATGTCGCATGTATATGAAAAACTTCGGTGAGTTTTTCAACAATCAAATTGAATATGCCAATACGATTATTTTAAGCCGTACGCAGAATCTGAGTGAGGAAAAGCTGCAAAGTGTAACCCATGATATAAGAGGGCATAATGCACATGCGACCATGATAACGACACCATGGAATGAGCTGAACGGAGAACAGATTCTGGAGGCAATGGAGCAAAAGAAATCACTGGAAAAGGAGTTGCTGGAGGAAGCGGACATCTGTCCGACATGCCATCAGCACCATGACCACCATCATGAGCATGGTGAGGAATGCAGTCACGACCATGGCCATCATCACGAGCATGGGGAAAGCTGCAGTTGTGGGCATCATCATGATCATCACCATCATCATGCGGATGAGGTGTTTACCAGCTGGGGAATGGAAACCGTACGCACCTATGGGGAAGAGGAGCTTCGCCAAATTCTGGAGAAACTCTCCAATAGTGAGGAATACGGTATCGTCCTGCGTGCTAAGGGAATGCTGAAAACTGAAAGTAAGGAATGGCTGTATTTTGATCTGGTTCCGGAAGAATATGAAATTCGAAAAGGGCAGCCAACCTATACCGGAAGATTTTGTGTCATCGGCTCCAAGCTTGAAGAAGATAAGCTGAAAGAGCTGTTTCATGCGGAATAG